From Nguyenibacter vanlangensis, one genomic window encodes:
- a CDS encoding SDR family NAD(P)-dependent oxidoreductase, whose amino-acid sequence MRLRDKIALITGGNSGIGLATAERFVEEGARVAITGRDQKTLDAAVTKLGPNALAIQADLTEDGAAERAVAATIERFGALDILFLNAGIAGNTPVGATSRAQFEQVLATNLTAVFFTVQAAAPHLKEGGSIILNGSVHQVLGIPGASAYAASKGGIGAMNRVLASEFAPRGIRVNNVVPGATRTPIWRTFAATPEELEKLEAVYSRGIPLGHLGEAVDIANAVLFLASDEARHVTGTEIVVDGGTIGAPAGAPIFRAET is encoded by the coding sequence GTGAGACTACGTGACAAGATCGCCCTGATCACGGGCGGCAACAGTGGCATCGGCCTCGCGACGGCCGAGCGTTTCGTTGAGGAAGGGGCCCGCGTCGCGATCACGGGCCGCGACCAGAAGACACTCGACGCGGCGGTAACGAAGCTGGGGCCGAATGCACTGGCGATACAGGCCGACCTGACCGAGGACGGCGCGGCCGAGCGTGCGGTCGCCGCCACGATCGAGCGGTTCGGCGCGCTCGATATCCTGTTCCTCAATGCCGGTATCGCCGGCAATACACCTGTCGGCGCCACCAGCCGGGCACAGTTCGAACAGGTCCTCGCGACCAACCTGACCGCCGTCTTCTTCACCGTGCAAGCGGCCGCGCCTCACCTGAAGGAGGGTGGATCGATCATCCTCAACGGGTCGGTACACCAGGTATTGGGCATTCCAGGTGCCTCGGCCTATGCAGCCAGCAAGGGCGGCATCGGCGCGATGAACCGGGTGCTGGCATCGGAATTCGCGCCCCGTGGCATCCGGGTGAACAATGTGGTGCCGGGTGCCACCCGCACGCCGATCTGGCGGACATTCGCCGCGACGCCCGAAGAGCTGGAAAAGCTGGAAGCCGTCTACTCACGCGGTATTCCGCTGGGCCATCTCGGCGAGGCCGTGGATATCGCCAACGCGGTGCTGTTCCTGGCCTCCGACGAGGCGCGGCACGTCACCGGCACCGAGATCGTCGTCGATGGCGGCACGATCGGCGCGCCTGCCGGCGCCCCGATTTTCCGCGCCGAAACGTAA